In Paenibacillus sp. FSL R7-0345, a single window of DNA contains:
- the wecB gene encoding UDP-N-acetylglucosamine 2-epimerase (non-hydrolyzing) — MKIMTILGTRPEIIRLSVIIPLLDKHAERHVLVHTGQNFTASLSGVFFAELGLRAPDYVLQDKQAGLGGQMAAMFGSLEGILLKEQPDRVLLLGDTNSALCAILAERMGIPVVHMEAGNRCYDLKVPEEKNRRVIDAVSTINMPYTQQSKRHLVSEGFPSQRIVLTGNPIHEVITHYQTQISSSDILSRLELTSGQYFLVTAHRAENVDDPESLVQIMSGLNLVAEQFGLRLICSIHPRTRSKLTEQFPLTMNPLVEFHEPFGFFDFVHLEQHALCAITDSGTVQEECCLMGVPTVTIRRTTERPETVDCGSNVVSGVEQNSILRSVRLMTSLSPKWEAPEGYLTPDVSAKVVKFLLGGNLHV; from the coding sequence ATGAAGATCATGACGATTTTGGGCACACGGCCCGAAATTATCCGGCTCAGCGTCATCATACCGCTGCTGGATAAGCATGCGGAACGGCATGTGCTGGTGCATACCGGCCAGAATTTCACGGCCAGCCTCAGCGGGGTGTTCTTCGCAGAGCTTGGCCTGCGGGCACCGGACTATGTGCTGCAGGATAAGCAGGCGGGACTGGGCGGCCAGATGGCGGCCATGTTCGGCAGCCTGGAAGGCATCCTGCTGAAGGAGCAGCCGGACCGGGTGCTGCTGCTTGGCGATACGAACAGCGCACTGTGCGCTATTCTCGCTGAGCGGATGGGCATTCCGGTAGTCCACATGGAGGCGGGCAACCGCTGTTACGACCTGAAAGTGCCCGAAGAGAAAAACCGCCGTGTCATCGACGCCGTTTCCACCATTAATATGCCATATACACAGCAGAGCAAACGCCATCTGGTCAGCGAGGGTTTTCCGAGCCAGCGTATCGTGCTTACCGGCAACCCGATCCATGAAGTGATTACGCACTATCAGACGCAGATCAGCAGCAGCGATATTTTATCCCGCCTGGAACTGACCTCCGGCCAGTACTTCCTCGTTACAGCCCACCGGGCGGAGAATGTGGATGATCCTGAGTCGCTGGTGCAGATCATGTCAGGCCTTAACCTGGTGGCTGAGCAGTTTGGCCTCCGCCTGATCTGCAGCATCCATCCCCGTACCCGTTCCAAGCTGACAGAGCAGTTCCCGCTGACCATGAACCCGCTGGTAGAATTCCATGAGCCTTTCGGATTTTTTGATTTCGTCCATCTGGAGCAGCATGCCCTCTGTGCAATCACCGACAGCGGAACTGTACAGGAGGAATGCTGCCTGATGGGAGTGCCGACCGTAACGATCCGCCGGACGACAGAACGTCCGGAGACGGTGGATTGCGGAAGCAATGTAGTGTCGGGAGTGGAGCAGAACAGCATTCTGCGCAGTGTCCGGCTGATGACGTCGCTGAGTCCGAAATGGGAGGCACCGGAAGGCTATTTGACCCCGGATGTCTCGGCCAAGGTAGTTAAATTTTTGCTTGGAGGGAACCTGCATGTTTAA
- a CDS encoding SDR family oxidoreductase, with protein sequence MKLLILGGNGMAGHMLAAYFRRQGTHHVFHTTRDKSDLGGLYVDADDIAGVEKLVEIVSPHCIINAMGVLNHFAELDRVTAYHVNGFLPHRLRRAADAAGARLIHISTDCVFEGTRGGYTEEDAADGTSVYAITKSLGEVRAPGHLTIRTSIIGPEIRSGGIGLMEWFLAQKGPVSGYERVMWNGVTTLELAKAVERMLDSPVSGLIHLAHPQPLSKYELLRHMQQAFDKNDVEIIPDSVHVQDRTLVSTRADVHFELPAYPVMLQELADWMNQSAMYT encoded by the coding sequence ATGAAGCTGCTTATCCTCGGCGGAAACGGTATGGCGGGTCATATGCTGGCGGCGTATTTTCGCCGCCAGGGCACACATCATGTCTTCCATACAACCCGGGATAAGAGTGATCTTGGCGGGCTGTATGTCGATGCCGACGATATTGCCGGTGTTGAGAAGCTGGTTGAAATCGTATCACCCCATTGCATTATTAATGCAATGGGTGTCCTTAATCATTTTGCCGAGCTTGACCGGGTTACGGCCTATCATGTGAACGGCTTTCTGCCGCACCGGCTGCGCCGGGCTGCAGATGCTGCGGGTGCCCGGCTGATTCATATCAGCACCGACTGCGTGTTCGAGGGGACACGCGGCGGTTACACGGAAGAGGATGCTGCCGACGGCACCTCGGTCTATGCCATCACCAAGAGCCTCGGTGAAGTCCGCGCCCCCGGCCATCTGACCATCCGCACCTCGATCATCGGTCCGGAGATCCGCAGCGGCGGCATCGGGCTGATGGAATGGTTTCTGGCCCAGAAGGGGCCGGTGTCCGGCTATGAGCGGGTGATGTGGAACGGGGTTACGACACTGGAGCTGGCCAAAGCGGTAGAGCGGATGCTGGATTCGCCGGTGTCCGGCCTGATTCATCTGGCCCACCCGCAGCCGCTTAGCAAATATGAGCTGCTGCGCCATATGCAGCAAGCCTTCGATAAAAACGATGTAGAAATCATTCCGGATTCCGTTCATGTTCAGGACCGCACACTCGTGAGTACAAGAGCTGATGTTCATTTTGAATTGCCTGCATATCCTGTAATGCTCCAAGAACTGGCTGACTGGATGAACCAGTCCGCGATGTACACATGA
- a CDS encoding polysaccharide biosynthesis protein, with product MFNNKRIMVTGGTGSWGHELIRQLLPQNPKEIIVFSRSESAQVAMSREFEDNRLSFVIGDIRDKEALVAACRGVDYVFHLAALKHVPVCEDQPYEALKTNVVGTQNVIEAAIANNVEKAIYISTDKAANPSNFYGMTKAIGEKLFVYANLLGSRTRFVTVRGGNVLGTNGSVVHLFMKQIRDKGQVRITDMNMTRFFFTLRDAITLLFKASEVSLGGEIFVMTMPTCKIVDLAEVLIEASGRSDVSIIEAGIRPGEKIHEILMSDFESLTTVVYDEQYLVILPTLDMPELKAHYKSYPHVSFNSFSSENNLMDQEEIKDILIRGGFLQ from the coding sequence ATGTTTAATAATAAACGGATTATGGTCACCGGCGGCACCGGTTCCTGGGGGCATGAGCTTATCCGGCAGCTGCTGCCGCAAAATCCCAAGGAGATCATCGTTTTTTCCCGCAGTGAATCTGCACAGGTGGCAATGAGCCGCGAATTTGAAGATAACCGCCTCAGCTTCGTAATCGGGGATATCCGTGACAAGGAAGCGCTGGTTGCAGCCTGCCGCGGAGTGGATTATGTATTCCATCTGGCTGCGCTGAAGCATGTTCCGGTCTGCGAGGATCAGCCGTATGAAGCGCTGAAAACCAACGTGGTCGGTACCCAGAACGTCATCGAAGCGGCCATCGCCAACAATGTGGAAAAAGCGATCTACATCTCCACAGACAAAGCAGCCAATCCGTCCAACTTCTACGGCATGACCAAAGCCATCGGCGAAAAGCTGTTCGTCTACGCCAATCTGCTCGGCTCCCGCACCCGGTTCGTAACGGTACGCGGCGGCAACGTGCTGGGAACGAACGGCAGTGTCGTTCACCTGTTCATGAAGCAGATCCGGGATAAAGGCCAGGTCCGGATTACCGATATGAATATGACCCGGTTCTTCTTCACCCTGCGCGATGCCATCACCCTGCTGTTCAAAGCGTCTGAAGTCAGCCTCGGCGGCGAAATCTTCGTCATGACCATGCCGACCTGCAAGATTGTTGATCTGGCTGAGGTGCTGATTGAAGCCTCCGGCAGAAGTGATGTCAGCATCATCGAGGCAGGCATCCGGCCGGGTGAAAAGATCCATGAAATTCTGATGAGTGATTTCGAGAGCCTGACGACCGTTGTCTACGATGAGCAGTACCTGGTGATTCTTCCGACGCTGGATATGCCGGAGCTGAAGGCCCACTACAAGAGCTATCCGCATGTCTCCTTCAACAGCTTCAGCTCGGAGAATAACCTGATGGATCAGGAGGAGATCAAGGATATTCTGATCCGGGGAGGGTTCCTGCAATGA
- a CDS encoding glycosyltransferase family 4 protein — protein MADKAAIVLFSHVSNTRSITGAEKLLLFFARELSCYFNCILVAPQDGKLTQQARRAGLNVQVIPIPLVYGMYTPYAGLEADIRKFQEGREYLELKDWLAALRPAFIISSTCVHALPALAAKSLGIPVVWKISETITDNEYTGISVDLIHRNSDEILAISHTAAACFPQEIRDSKVTQLPPSWNDQELLMAAWSTLRSERRRELRIAPGELLIGYISSFINKEKGLEHFVKMAVLVSEQHPEAKYVVIGTPGDKSYYERCVRKVKLEGLTSRFKFYGYEDSLPSAYCAMDLLVVPSLIREGFGMTALEGMAFGKPVVAYDSGGLCEVLQAAGCGGLLAPAADIGALAARVNALLAEPGLAAATGSQARERIDAVYGPAAYRARLLGLAERWQLRYCLAPPEPGGATPAMPVPQAPGGSEPAARTAPPPAKARRAARLRRAKLRRGRLSRAKTRARRGKRPGRKRRAGGSARRKSSRGRRHRGRKAGRRKRSR, from the coding sequence ATGGCCGACAAAGCTGCAATCGTCCTCTTTTCCCACGTATCCAATACCCGCAGCATCACGGGTGCAGAGAAGCTGCTGCTGTTCTTCGCCCGCGAGCTGTCCTGTTACTTCAATTGTATTCTCGTAGCACCCCAAGACGGCAAGCTGACTCAGCAGGCCCGCAGGGCCGGCCTGAATGTGCAGGTAATTCCGATCCCGCTGGTCTACGGAATGTATACCCCGTATGCCGGGCTTGAGGCGGATATCCGCAAATTTCAGGAGGGCCGCGAATACCTGGAGCTGAAAGACTGGCTTGCTGCGCTCCGGCCGGCGTTCATTATTTCCAGCACCTGTGTGCATGCCCTGCCGGCACTGGCGGCGAAGTCGCTGGGCATTCCGGTAGTGTGGAAGATTTCCGAGACGATTACAGATAACGAATACACCGGAATCAGCGTGGACCTGATCCACAGGAACAGTGATGAGATCCTGGCAATCTCCCATACGGCGGCGGCATGCTTCCCGCAGGAGATCCGCGACAGCAAGGTGACACAGCTTCCGCCTTCCTGGAATGACCAGGAGCTGCTGATGGCGGCCTGGAGCACACTGCGCAGCGAACGGCGGCGGGAGCTGCGGATTGCCCCTGGCGAGCTGCTGATCGGCTATATTTCTTCCTTCATTAATAAAGAAAAAGGTCTGGAGCATTTTGTGAAAATGGCTGTTCTGGTCAGCGAACAGCACCCCGAAGCGAAATATGTGGTCATCGGCACTCCTGGAGATAAAAGCTACTACGAGCGCTGTGTACGCAAGGTGAAGCTGGAGGGGCTGACCTCCCGCTTCAAATTTTACGGGTACGAGGATTCACTGCCCTCCGCTTACTGTGCCATGGATCTGCTGGTGGTTCCCAGCTTGATCCGTGAGGGGTTTGGCATGACGGCGCTGGAAGGCATGGCTTTTGGCAAGCCGGTTGTTGCCTATGACTCCGGCGGCTTGTGCGAAGTGCTGCAGGCCGCAGGCTGCGGCGGCCTGCTCGCCCCGGCGGCGGACATCGGTGCCCTCGCCGCGCGCGTGAATGCCCTGCTGGCGGAGCCGGGCCTTGCCGCCGCCACCGGCAGTCAGGCGCGCGAGCGTATCGACGCCGTCTACGGACCGGCGGCTTACCGCGCGCGCCTGCTCGGCCTCGCGGAGCGCTGGCAGCTCCGCTACTGCCTGGCGCCGCCTGAGCCCGGCGGCGCTACCCCAGCCATGCCCGTGCCGCAGGCACCGGGCGGGAGCGAACCGGCGGCGCGCACAGCCCCGCCGCCGGCCAAGGCGCGCCGCGCAGCACGGCTGCGGCGCGCGAAACTCCGGCGCGGCAGGCTGAGCCGCGCCAAGACCCGGGCGCGCCGCGGCAAGCGCCCGGGCCGCAAGCGGCGCGCGGGCGGCAGCGCGCGCCGGAAGAGCAGCCGCGGACGCAGGCACCGCGGCAGGAAGGCCGGGCGGCGGAAGCGCAGCCGCTAG